The Sphingomonas sp. So64.6b genome includes a region encoding these proteins:
- the flgG gene encoding flagellar basal-body rod protein FlgG produces MTSAAMHIARTGLDAQDMRMRVISNNLANVNTTGYKRDRAAFETLAYQTVTTPGTASTSETKYAVGLNLGTGVRIQGTARIDTQGAMQTTGNALDLALDGDGYFQVQMPGGTLGYTRAGNFSRSPEGMMVTSEGYQVMPGITVPEGATSITVGTDGTVSATITGQTEASELGQIQIATFPNGAGLLAQGDNYLTETAASGAVNLGVAGLDGRGNIRQGMLEASNVNVVEELVDMIETQRAYEVNSKMISATDDMLKYVNQNL; encoded by the coding sequence ATGACCAGCGCAGCCATGCACATCGCCCGCACCGGGCTCGACGCCCAGGACATGCGGATGCGCGTGATCTCGAACAACCTCGCGAACGTGAATACCACCGGATACAAGCGTGACCGCGCGGCGTTCGAAACGCTCGCCTATCAGACCGTGACCACGCCGGGCACGGCGAGCACGTCCGAAACCAAATATGCCGTCGGCCTCAATCTCGGCACCGGCGTGCGCATCCAGGGCACGGCACGGATCGACACCCAGGGTGCGATGCAGACCACGGGCAATGCGCTTGATCTGGCGCTCGACGGCGACGGATATTTTCAGGTCCAGATGCCCGGCGGCACGCTCGGTTATACCCGGGCGGGCAATTTCTCGCGCTCGCCCGAGGGCATGATGGTCACTTCCGAAGGCTATCAGGTGATGCCCGGCATCACCGTTCCCGAAGGCGCCACCTCGATCACCGTCGGCACGGACGGCACGGTATCGGCGACCATCACTGGCCAGACCGAGGCGAGTGAACTCGGTCAGATTCAGATCGCGACCTTCCCCAACGGGGCGGGCCTGCTTGCACAGGGTGACAACTATCTCACCGAAACCGCCGCGAGTGGCGCCGTGAATCTCGGCGTCGCCGGGCTCGATGGACGCGGCAATATCCGCCAGGGCATGCTCGAAGCGTCGAACGTCAATGTCGTCGAGGAACTGGTCGACATGATCGAAACGCAGCGTGCGTATGAGGTCAATTCGAAAATGATCTCCGCGACCGACGACATGTTGAAATATGTTAACCAAAATCTGTGA
- a CDS encoding flagellar basal body rod protein FlgF, whose product MDKLVYTAASGLKAHMASQASIANNIANASTIGFRSDRVVFDRLSVKGSGFETRTTASESVVDADRRAGTVMQTGRPLDIAVNGESWLTVQSPDGSEAYTRRGDLQVAPTGLLETGDGFPVMGSGGPITMPPYQSMTIASDGTISIVPIGGDANNPQVIDKLKLVSTKGSVTVKGLDNLLHVKGGGVLPEDMEGKLTSGALEGSNVNMTQALVDMIENQRAYEVQANLMKEAKDMDASAASLMRMPS is encoded by the coding sequence ATGGACAAGCTGGTCTATACCGCGGCTTCGGGCCTCAAGGCGCATATGGCGTCGCAGGCGTCGATCGCGAACAACATCGCGAACGCCTCGACGATCGGATTCCGCTCCGATCGCGTGGTGTTCGACCGGCTGTCGGTCAAGGGTTCGGGCTTCGAAACCCGCACCACGGCGTCCGAATCGGTGGTCGATGCCGATCGGCGCGCCGGCACGGTGATGCAGACCGGCCGGCCGCTCGACATCGCCGTCAACGGCGAATCCTGGCTGACCGTCCAGTCGCCTGACGGCAGCGAAGCCTATACGCGGCGCGGCGATCTTCAGGTCGCGCCGACCGGCTTGCTCGAAACCGGCGACGGCTTTCCGGTGATGGGGTCGGGCGGCCCGATCACCATGCCGCCCTATCAATCGATGACGATCGCCTCGGACGGCACCATCTCGATCGTGCCGATCGGCGGCGATGCCAACAATCCGCAGGTGATCGACAAGCTCAAGCTGGTCAGCACCAAGGGGTCGGTGACCGTCAAGGGTCTCGATAATCTCCTCCATGTGAAGGGCGGTGGTGTGCTGCCCGAGGATATGGAGGGAAAGCTGACGTCCGGTGCCCTTGAGGGATCGAACGTCAACATGACTCAGGCGCTGGTCGATATGATCGAGAACCAGCGCGCCTATGAGGTCCAGGCCAACCTGATGAAGGAAGCCAAGGACATGGACGCAAGCGCCGCATCGCTGATGCGGATGCCTTCATAA
- a CDS encoding flagellar hook protein FlgE: MSFYTSLSGLQAAQTEMSTISHNLANVATNGFKRSRTDFADVIASNLSTDPTKMVGSGTVVKGNRQLFTEGNLKTTGSSLDLAISGDGFFAVKTNGINSAVAYTRNGSFKVDPATHNVVDAQNSALQVYPVDADGNVTATGSDGLINLRLPETSGTPVATSKVTLDVNLYSSAQVPTGTFDPLNASTYNNSTATTIYDSAGKAMTMTSYYVRESETSWSVHSYVGSQPLTVGGSATPATVTFDASGTMTAPTTPISYDPFTPSTGGAAQSLTFDLAGTTQKASAFMVEGRTQDGATVGELSGVTVDESGLVSASFSNGDTVALGKVALANFDNPAGLRQNGNSYWSASGISGQAKLGAANDSGYGSMMSGTIEGSNVDVTEELVGLIAAQRNFQANAKALDTANQISQTIFNIRN; this comes from the coding sequence ATGTCCTTCTACACTTCGCTCAGCGGCCTGCAGGCGGCGCAGACCGAGATGTCGACCATCTCGCACAACCTCGCCAATGTCGCGACCAACGGCTTCAAGCGCAGTCGCACCGACTTTGCCGATGTGATCGCATCGAACCTGAGCACCGACCCGACCAAGATGGTTGGTTCGGGCACGGTCGTTAAGGGCAACCGCCAGTTGTTCACGGAAGGCAATCTGAAGACGACCGGTTCGTCGCTCGATCTCGCGATCAGCGGCGACGGCTTCTTCGCGGTCAAGACCAACGGTATCAATTCCGCGGTCGCCTATACTCGCAACGGCAGCTTCAAGGTCGATCCTGCGACTCATAACGTCGTCGATGCCCAGAACAGCGCACTGCAGGTCTATCCGGTCGATGCCGACGGCAATGTCACGGCCACCGGCAGCGACGGCCTGATCAATCTGCGCCTGCCCGAAACGAGCGGCACGCCCGTCGCGACGTCGAAGGTCACGCTCGACGTGAACCTTTATTCGAGCGCGCAGGTGCCGACCGGCACGTTCGATCCGCTCAACGCATCGACCTACAATAACTCGACCGCGACGACGATCTACGACTCGGCAGGCAAGGCGATGACGATGACCAGCTATTATGTGCGTGAATCGGAAACCAGCTGGTCGGTCCACAGCTATGTCGGCAGCCAGCCGCTGACGGTCGGCGGATCGGCGACGCCCGCGACTGTCACCTTCGACGCATCCGGCACGATGACCGCACCGACCACGCCGATCAGCTATGATCCGTTCACACCCAGCACGGGTGGCGCAGCGCAGTCGCTCACCTTCGATCTTGCCGGCACCACGCAAAAGGCAAGCGCCTTCATGGTCGAGGGCCGCACCCAGGACGGCGCGACGGTCGGCGAATTGTCGGGCGTCACGGTCGACGAATCCGGTCTTGTCTCGGCCAGCTTTTCGAACGGCGATACGGTCGCGCTCGGCAAGGTCGCACTCGCCAATTTCGACAATCCGGCTGGCCTGCGCCAGAACGGCAACAGCTATTGGTCGGCCAGTGGCATCTCCGGCCAGGCCAAGCTCGGCGCCGCGAATGACAGCGGCTACGGCTCGATGATGTCGGGCACGATCGAAGGATCGAATGTCGATGTCACCGAAGAACTGGTCGGCCTGATCGCGGCACAGCGCAATTTCCAGGCGAATGCCAAGGCGCTCGATACCGCCAACCAGATCTCGCAGACGATCTTCAACATCCGCAATTGA
- a CDS encoding flagellar hook capping FlgD N-terminal domain-containing protein, translating into MSSFDTTLNNLGINRTTSTPTPSPSASGQLGQSDFLKLMTAQLKNQDPFAPVDNTQMVAQMAQFSSVAGISEMNSTLKAISDKLAGTSQSDALAYVGRTVLTEGNVAFGRTAGGIAGAIELDGDATQVNISIQSADGQVLKNMQLGPQSKGTVEFDWDGKTDAGADAGNGPFKVVVTAAQNNSAVTSRTLVWAPVAAVSMPASGTPVLTLPGIGQVPITAVRQIG; encoded by the coding sequence ATGAGCAGTTTCGATACCACGCTGAATAATCTCGGCATCAATCGCACGACCAGTACGCCGACGCCGTCGCCATCGGCGTCGGGTCAGCTCGGGCAGAGCGATTTCCTCAAGCTGATGACCGCGCAGCTCAAGAACCAGGACCCGTTCGCACCGGTCGACAACACGCAGATGGTCGCCCAGATGGCGCAATTCTCGTCGGTCGCAGGCATCAGCGAGATGAACTCGACGCTCAAGGCGATCTCCGACAAGCTCGCCGGTACCAGCCAGAGCGATGCGCTCGCCTATGTCGGCCGCACTGTCCTGACCGAAGGCAATGTCGCTTTCGGTCGCACCGCCGGCGGGATCGCCGGCGCGATCGAACTCGATGGTGACGCGACCCAGGTAAATATCTCGATCCAATCCGCCGACGGCCAGGTGCTCAAGAACATGCAGCTTGGCCCGCAGAGCAAGGGCACCGTCGAATTCGACTGGGACGGCAAGACGGACGCCGGTGCGGACGCCGGTAACGGCCCGTTCAAGGTCGTCGTCACCGCCGCTCAGAACAATAGCGCCGTGACCAGCCGTACGCTCGTGTGGGCGCCGGTCGCCGCAGTCTCGATGCCCGCCTCGGGCACACCCGTCCTCACATTGCCCGGCATCGGCCAGGTTCCCATCACCGCCGTTCGCCAGATCGGCTGA
- the flgC gene encoding flagellar basal body rod protein FlgC, with product MSDNPLTIFQVAGKAMSAQLTRMNTTASNLANAGSVASSEAGAYRTIKPVFRTEYDKATGLATVNVESIVNAGEAPTKRYDPSHPMADKDGNVWESAVDETRELVDMMETARGYQNNVEVMQTAKSLILDTLKLGR from the coding sequence ATGTCCGATAACCCGCTCACCATTTTCCAGGTCGCCGGCAAGGCGATGTCGGCGCAGCTCACGCGGATGAACACCACCGCGTCGAACCTGGCCAATGCCGGGTCGGTCGCGTCGAGTGAGGCCGGCGCCTATCGCACGATCAAGCCGGTGTTCCGCACCGAATATGACAAGGCGACGGGCCTCGCCACGGTCAATGTCGAGAGCATCGTCAATGCCGGGGAAGCCCCCACCAAACGCTACGATCCGTCGCACCCGATGGCCGACAAGGACGGCAATGTCTGGGAAAGCGCGGTCGATGAAACCCGCGAGCTGGTCGACATGATGGAGACGGCGCGCGGTTATCAAAACAATGTCGAGGTGATGCAGACGGCAAAGTCGCTGATCCTCGATACCCTCAAGCTGGGCCGCTGA
- a CDS encoding flagellar basal body protein: MGLLASNIANASTPGFKAKDLDFQVALQAAEGPGGLSANGMSDAVRYRNPMSPSLDGNTVELSTEQTAFAENAIQYQTTLSFLNGRISTITRALRGE; encoded by the coding sequence ATGGGGCTGCTCGCCTCGAACATCGCAAACGCCTCCACGCCGGGTTTCAAGGCGAAGGATCTGGACTTCCAGGTTGCGCTCCAGGCGGCGGAGGGTCCGGGGGGACTCTCCGCCAACGGGATGAGCGACGCGGTCCGCTATCGCAATCCGATGTCGCCATCGCTCGACGGCAACACCGTCGAGCTGTCGACCGAGCAGACCGCCTTCGCCGAAAACGCGATCCAGTATCAGACGACACTCTCGTTCCTGAACGGACGCATCAGCACGATCACGCGCGCGCTGAGGGGAGAATAA
- a CDS encoding MotA/TolQ/ExbB proton channel family protein, translated as MTSAATVAQMLGPFLDPAAIAIVGGGTLLAVVLRTSLRDLAGAMAALASLPRRRFDATPLIDQIAALGRIARRHGVMALDRSVIADPDVAAAVAAIVDGQGPDDVAEIVQHCRRARIERQLAAVEVWNGAAEVAPAMGMIGTLIGLVAMFTRMTDTSAIGAAMAIALLATLYGAILANLVAAPIATRLKRRARIEAFERTRLEGPLIALAMRERPRGMERPVIAELAGVA; from the coding sequence ATGACATCCGCAGCCACAGTCGCCCAGATGCTGGGCCCATTCCTCGATCCCGCCGCGATCGCCATTGTCGGCGGCGGCACGTTGCTCGCCGTCGTGCTGCGCACGTCGCTGCGCGACCTGGCCGGAGCGATGGCGGCGCTGGCCAGCCTACCGCGCCGCCGCTTCGATGCTACGCCACTGATCGATCAGATCGCAGCGCTTGGGCGGATCGCCCGGCGCCACGGCGTGATGGCGCTCGATCGCTCGGTGATCGCCGATCCCGATGTCGCCGCCGCCGTCGCCGCGATCGTCGATGGCCAGGGGCCGGACGACGTCGCGGAGATCGTCCAGCATTGCCGCCGCGCGCGGATCGAGCGTCAGCTCGCCGCGGTCGAAGTGTGGAACGGCGCCGCCGAGGTCGCCCCGGCAATGGGCATGATCGGAACGCTGATCGGCCTGGTCGCGATGTTCACCCGGATGACCGACACGAGCGCGATCGGCGCGGCGATGGCGATCGCACTGCTCGCGACGTTATATGGCGCGATCCTCGCCAATCTGGTCGCCGCACCGATCGCGACGCGACTTAAACGCCGGGCCCGGATCGAAGCGTTCGAACGGACACGGCTGGAAGGACCCCTGATCGCGCTCGCCATGCGTGAGCGCCCGCGCGGCATGGAACGGCCCGTGATCGCCGAATTGGCCGGCGTCGCATGA
- a CDS encoding flagellar motor protein MotB, with protein sequence MTIEDFPEDVPGRPAWLMTLADLALLLVGFFVFVQAAQHLDQNALAKGIREGFGAPASTIVVPVEPMPVAAAAMLNFAPGSAALPSSPTGLIAWAREATRDPRVTLKISGGTDGSATDVDAGTGSGAVLAADRARAVAAELARGKAVAPGRMTIVNTVTANRRSVIVTIGFEGDHTGNRQ encoded by the coding sequence ATGACGATCGAGGATTTCCCCGAAGATGTGCCGGGCCGCCCGGCCTGGCTGATGACGCTCGCCGATCTGGCGCTGCTGCTGGTCGGTTTCTTCGTATTCGTGCAGGCAGCGCAACATCTCGATCAGAACGCGCTCGCCAAAGGTATCCGCGAGGGTTTCGGCGCGCCGGCCAGCACGATTGTGGTGCCGGTCGAGCCGATGCCGGTCGCGGCCGCCGCGATGCTCAATTTCGCGCCGGGTTCGGCGGCATTGCCGTCATCGCCCACCGGCCTGATCGCCTGGGCGCGCGAGGCAACCCGCGACCCCCGCGTCACGCTGAAGATCAGCGGCGGCACCGATGGCTCCGCGACCGATGTCGATGCCGGCACCGGCAGCGGCGCCGTACTCGCCGCCGACCGCGCCCGCGCGGTTGCCGCCGAACTTGCGCGCGGCAAGGCGGTCGCGCCGGGCCGCATGACCATCGTCAACACTGTCACTGCCAATCGCCGGTCCGTCATCGTGACGATCGGCTTCGAGGGCGATCATACCGGCAACCGGCAATGA
- a CDS encoding flagella basal body P-ring formation protein FlgA encodes MFRPFLAALLPALMIAAPASAAPFQDTVSLDRAVAAFTGRGIGDLGGARSVVDGRLKLAQCATLALSWRSDAHDAVVVSCTGPEWRIFVPVRFAATEPRKAAPQTVAAVIPAPKVDPVIKRGDPVTIEAGSPGFSITREGVAAGDAAPGGRFLVKIDGGRAPVQAVAVASGRATLPGWAE; translated from the coding sequence ATGTTCCGTCCCTTCCTTGCCGCATTGCTGCCCGCGCTCATGATCGCGGCACCGGCCAGCGCAGCGCCCTTTCAGGATACCGTCTCGCTCGACCGCGCCGTCGCCGCCTTTACCGGGCGCGGAATCGGCGACCTGGGTGGAGCACGCAGTGTCGTCGATGGACGATTGAAGCTCGCGCAATGCGCCACGCTTGCTCTGTCATGGCGTTCCGACGCGCATGACGCGGTGGTCGTATCGTGCACCGGGCCGGAATGGCGCATCTTCGTACCGGTCCGTTTCGCGGCGACCGAACCGCGCAAGGCCGCGCCGCAAACCGTCGCGGCGGTGATCCCGGCACCAAAGGTCGACCCGGTGATCAAGCGCGGCGACCCGGTGACGATCGAGGCCGGATCGCCTGGTTTCTCGATCACGCGCGAGGGAGTCGCGGCAGGCGATGCGGCCCCGGGCGGGCGTTTCCTGGTCAAGATCGATGGCGGCCGGGCACCGGTCCAGGCGGTCGCGGTGGCCAGCGGACGCGCGACCCTGCCCGGATGGGCGGAATAA
- the flgM gene encoding flagellar biosynthesis anti-sigma factor FlgM, whose translation MVDPLGAKPVQTGDRGIAPIERVVALAAVQKPTAPETEMVSQSSLATAAKEFSAKPPIDHERIAKIRRAIEEGTFPIYPAQIADRLIALKYEWTGHDEA comes from the coding sequence ATGGTGGATCCTCTCGGCGCAAAGCCGGTTCAGACCGGCGATCGTGGCATTGCCCCGATCGAGCGCGTCGTGGCGCTGGCCGCCGTGCAGAAGCCGACCGCACCGGAAACGGAAATGGTCAGCCAATCTTCGCTCGCCACCGCGGCGAAGGAATTCTCCGCCAAGCCGCCAATCGACCACGAGCGTATCGCAAAGATCCGCAGGGCGATCGAGGAAGGCACTTTCCCGATCTATCCCGCGCAGATCGCCGATCGGTTGATCGCGTTGAAGTACGAATGGACCGGCCATGACGAGGCGTGA
- a CDS encoding flagellar protein FlgN, producing MTRRDALISVIDSLHTEIAALKANDIEALERATQAKLAGIDTIASMGTAPVGPELRELAEEANRLNETCRIYVNLMAANVRRRLQTLTGDAGAGYRPSGGIAAYA from the coding sequence ATGACGAGGCGTGACGCCCTGATCAGCGTGATCGATTCGCTGCACACCGAAATCGCCGCGCTGAAGGCCAATGATATCGAGGCGCTGGAGCGCGCGACCCAGGCGAAACTTGCCGGGATCGACACGATCGCATCGATGGGCACCGCGCCGGTCGGCCCCGAGCTGCGCGAACTCGCCGAAGAGGCCAATCGCCTCAACGAGACCTGCCGCATCTATGTGAACCTGATGGCGGCAAATGTTCGCCGTCGCCTGCAAACTCTGACCGGCGATGCCGGTGCGGGTTACCGGCCCAGCGGCGGGATCGCTGCCTACGCGTAA
- a CDS encoding lytic transglycosylase domain-containing protein, translating into MSFNPFAITGKSSGQSVQSAIALASQKTGVDFNYLMGQAQLESGMRTNARASTSSASGLYQFIDQSWLRVMKQHGAEHGLGWAADSIKTTSSGRMTVSDPTMRRAILNLRNDPQTASLMAAEHASDNKDAIERSLGRDATGTDLYMAHFLGLGGARSFLGAMENNPGRSGASMFPAAARANRNIFYGSNGQPRSLEQIYSRFAAKLDKGASIATGTTNSSASDAFAMKPVTMASAMEIDGATVIPGTGESGDNAGAWAKATLDQINGSTNRQTQSASLMRPTPTTARLAYMMLASLGA; encoded by the coding sequence ATGAGTTTCAATCCGTTCGCCATCACCGGGAAAAGTTCTGGCCAGTCGGTTCAGTCGGCGATTGCGCTGGCGAGCCAGAAGACCGGAGTCGATTTCAATTACCTGATGGGTCAGGCGCAGCTCGAAAGCGGGATGCGCACCAATGCCCGTGCGAGCACCTCAAGCGCGTCGGGCCTGTATCAGTTTATCGATCAGAGCTGGCTGCGCGTGATGAAGCAGCATGGCGCCGAACATGGCCTGGGCTGGGCCGCCGACAGCATCAAGACCACCAGCAGCGGCCGCATGACGGTGAGCGATCCGACCATGCGCCGCGCGATCCTCAATTTGCGCAACGACCCGCAAACCGCTTCGCTGATGGCGGCCGAGCATGCGTCCGACAACAAGGACGCGATCGAACGGTCGCTCGGCCGCGACGCAACCGGCACCGACCTTTATATGGCGCATTTCCTCGGCCTGGGCGGCGCGCGGTCGTTCCTCGGTGCGATGGAGAACAATCCGGGCCGCAGCGGCGCGAGCATGTTCCCCGCCGCGGCGCGCGCCAATCGCAATATCTTCTATGGCTCGAACGGCCAGCCGCGTTCGCTCGAACAGATTTATAGCCGCTTCGCCGCCAAGCTCGACAAAGGCGCCAGCATCGCCACCGGCACGACCAATAGCAGTGCAAGCGACGCTTTCGCGATGAAGCCGGTGACCATGGCATCGGCGATGGAAATCGATGGCGCGACGGTCATTCCGGGAACGGGCGAGAGCGGCGACAATGCCGGTGCCTGGGCCAAGGCGACGCTCGACCAGATCAACGGCAGCACCAACCGGCAGACACAGAGCGCAAGCCTGATGCGCCCCACACCGACCACTGCACGGCTCGCTTATATGATGCTCGCGAGCCTGGGAGCTTAA
- the flhA gene encoding flagellar biosynthesis protein FlhA — MAIALKSRGVLPLLRSSALPLATLLLVILMVVPIPTFLLDVFFIMNIAISLAVLMVALNAQKPLDFSAFPTVLLFATLFRLGLNVASTRVVLGHGHEGEAAAGHVIEAFGTFVIGGDYIVGLFVFSILVIINMIVVTKGAGRVSEVSARFTLDALPGKQMAIDADLNAGLITPEEAKARRVEVSTEADFYGSMDGSSKFVKGDAVAGLLILFANIAGGLILGPVSHGMSIGDAAQTYVLLAIGDALVAQLPSLILSIAAAAIVTRVTSSQDLAGQIGSQFASARTWTPVAIILALLGIMPGMPHFIILPAAAIAGFAAWKLNQQAKRPAPVEIVAAEPIDQSKIGWNEVSDDMQIVLDIGYGLVPLVDERRGSPLMGRITGVRRQLSKELGFVVPQVRVRDDINLPPFAYRINVGGVTVGEDSVSPDEMLALDTGQAVGTLNGKRAKDPTFGLDAVWIAQGDADAATGAGYLVVDPGTVVATHLNHQLGAHASELLGPDEVQNLLDGLKDRAANLVAALSPNPLPLTTLTQVLRGLLAENVPLKEFRRIAAAIAVAAQKSPDADEIIEMIRPELGGLIIQKLCGVREPLRVMTLEGQLEGLLGQAVRSDPSRRHTIEPDLGRRIVDALQRAAAPLIADAKPFALVVQPAIRVAIRKLVRTILPDTPVMSFFEVPEEKAVEVVAVIGAPEALAA, encoded by the coding sequence ATGGCCATTGCTCTCAAGTCGCGCGGCGTGTTGCCGCTGCTGCGCAGCTCCGCTCTGCCGCTCGCGACATTGCTGCTTGTCATCCTGATGGTCGTGCCGATCCCGACCTTCCTGCTCGACGTCTTCTTCATCATGAATATCGCGATCAGCCTCGCAGTACTGATGGTCGCGCTCAATGCGCAGAAGCCGCTCGATTTCTCGGCTTTTCCGACCGTGTTGCTGTTCGCCACCCTGTTCCGGCTTGGCCTCAACGTCGCCTCGACCCGCGTCGTGCTCGGCCATGGCCATGAAGGCGAAGCCGCTGCCGGTCATGTGATCGAGGCATTCGGCACCTTCGTCATCGGTGGCGATTATATCGTCGGCCTGTTCGTCTTCTCGATCCTCGTCATCATCAACATGATCGTCGTCACCAAGGGCGCGGGCCGCGTGTCGGAAGTCTCCGCGCGCTTCACCCTCGACGCGCTGCCCGGCAAGCAGATGGCGATCGACGCCGATCTCAATGCCGGCCTGATCACCCCGGAAGAAGCCAAGGCGCGCCGCGTCGAAGTATCGACCGAGGCCGATTTCTACGGCTCGATGGATGGTTCGTCCAAGTTCGTGAAGGGCGACGCGGTCGCTGGCCTGTTGATCCTGTTCGCCAATATCGCCGGCGGCCTGATCCTCGGCCCGGTCAGCCACGGCATGTCGATCGGCGATGCGGCTCAGACCTATGTGCTGCTCGCGATCGGCGACGCGCTTGTCGCGCAGCTTCCCTCGCTGATCCTGTCGATCGCCGCCGCCGCGATCGTCACCCGCGTCACGTCAAGCCAGGATCTCGCCGGCCAGATCGGCAGCCAGTTCGCCTCGGCGCGCACCTGGACGCCGGTCGCCATCATCCTTGCCTTGCTCGGCATCATGCCAGGCATGCCGCACTTCATCATTCTGCCCGCAGCCGCAATCGCCGGTTTCGCTGCCTGGAAACTCAATCAGCAGGCCAAGCGGCCCGCGCCGGTCGAGATCGTCGCGGCCGAGCCGATCGACCAGTCGAAGATCGGCTGGAACGAGGTGTCTGACGACATGCAGATCGTGCTCGACATCGGCTACGGCCTGGTGCCGCTGGTCGACGAGCGCCGTGGCAGCCCGTTGATGGGCCGGATCACCGGTGTGCGTCGCCAGCTGTCGAAAGAACTGGGCTTCGTCGTGCCGCAGGTACGGGTCCGCGACGACATCAACCTGCCGCCCTTCGCCTATCGCATCAATGTCGGCGGCGTCACCGTCGGCGAAGACAGCGTCTCGCCCGACGAGATGCTCGCGCTCGACACCGGCCAGGCGGTCGGCACGTTGAATGGCAAGCGCGCCAAGGATCCGACGTTCGGGCTCGACGCGGTGTGGATCGCACAGGGCGACGCCGATGCCGCGACCGGCGCGGGTTATCTCGTGGTCGATCCTGGCACGGTGGTCGCGACGCACCTTAACCATCAGCTCGGCGCGCATGCATCCGAACTGCTTGGCCCCGACGAAGTGCAGAACTTGCTCGACGGTCTGAAAGACCGCGCCGCCAACCTGGTCGCCGCGCTCTCGCCCAATCCCTTGCCGCTGACCACACTCACTCAGGTGCTACGCGGCCTGCTTGCGGAGAATGTGCCGTTGAAGGAATTCCGTCGCATCGCCGCCGCCATCGCCGTCGCCGCGCAGAAATCACCCGATGCCGACGAGATCATCGAGATGATCCGCCCCGAACTGGGCGGGCTGATCATCCAGAAACTGTGTGGCGTGCGCGAGCCGTTGCGAGTGATGACACTCGAAGGCCAGCTCGAGGGATTGCTCGGCCAGGCGGTGCGTTCCGATCCGTCGCGCCGTCACACGATCGAGCCCGATCTCGGCCGCCGCATCGTCGATGCACTGCAGCGCGCCGCCGCACCGCTGATCGCCGACGCCAAGCCGTTCGCATTGGTCGTGCAGCCGGCGATCCGCGTCGCGATCCGCAAGCTGGTGCGCACCATCTTGCCCGACACGCCGGTCATGAGCTTCTTCGAAGTGCCGGAGGAAAAGGCCGTCGAAGTGGTCGCCGTGATCGGCGCACCCGAGGCGCTGGCAGCATGA
- the fliA gene encoding RNA polymerase sigma factor FliA, with amino-acid sequence MSAHPFPAAFADAAPLTYGRSGTAPDLDKLARKHLPLVRRIAWHVHGSMSSLVEVEDLIQIGMVALVEAVSGFEDRGQVTFEQYLVTRVRGSMIDELRRQATLTRGAMQRRRAFNEAIKALTAETGQAPAETAIAEKLGVTIEKLRIDYATAEPLRFEPIDDIYSDDKPWFASDDPDAFEQLAEADLRETLIAAISALPEREAQVIQLYYVEELNLEEIGMVLGVGAARICQIKKSAHDRLKKVLARKI; translated from the coding sequence ATGAGCGCGCATCCCTTTCCCGCCGCCTTTGCTGACGCTGCGCCCCTGACCTATGGCCGCAGCGGCACGGCGCCCGATCTCGACAAACTCGCGCGCAAGCATCTGCCTTTGGTTCGGCGCATCGCCTGGCATGTCCATGGCAGCATGAGCAGCCTGGTCGAGGTGGAGGATCTGATCCAGATCGGCATGGTTGCGCTGGTCGAGGCGGTCAGCGGCTTCGAAGATCGCGGTCAGGTGACATTCGAACAATATCTCGTCACGCGCGTGCGCGGATCGATGATCGACGAATTGCGCCGTCAGGCGACGTTGACGCGCGGCGCGATGCAGCGCCGCCGTGCCTTTAACGAAGCGATCAAGGCGCTGACCGCGGAGACCGGGCAGGCACCGGCCGAAACAGCCATTGCGGAGAAACTCGGCGTGACGATTGAGAAGCTCAGGATCGACTATGCGACCGCTGAACCGCTGCGCTTCGAGCCGATCGACGACATTTATAGCGACGACAAACCATGGTTCGCGAGCGACGATCCCGATGCGTTCGAACAGCTTGCCGAGGCCGATCTGCGCGAGACGCTGATCGCGGCGATTTCGGCTTTGCCCGAACGCGAGGCGCAGGTGATCCAGCTCTATTATGTCGAGGAACTCAATCTCGAGGAGATTGGGATGGTACTGGGCGTCGGCGCCGCGCGAATCTGCCAGATCAAGAAATCGGCGCATGATCGATTGAAGAAAGTGCTCGCCAGAAAAATCTGA